Proteins encoded within one genomic window of Setaria italica strain Yugu1 chromosome IV, Setaria_italica_v2.0, whole genome shotgun sequence:
- the LOC101774053 gene encoding uncharacterized protein LOC101774053 isoform X1: MAGGGRGGLGGGARGVLGSGARGIGRRGAAAMSRTRGRGRVSQGGGRDRGRVAELGSDDVAGLGGEPIGQDVAAAAAQHSGVKKTSKRKASDTESESDSDDSNDESEVFWNLMLGAAEIAQIYSDLYLVKNPPRTSGVSGTGWLLETMKSPGECHRQLRMNNEIFLDLHGVLVGRYGLRPSMHISTKEMLAMFLYTCAGNESNRRAQNRFKHSGETISRKFDEVLNALMAMAKDFIRPKNPNFPTVHKRIRDDKRAYPHFKDCIGALDGTHIRVALSPDEQVRYIGKTGVATQNVLAVCDFDMRFTYVSTGQPGAMHDTSVLYNALRVDEEFFPHPPQGKYYVVDAGYPNRPGYLAPYKGERYHLPEWHRGIEPKTPMERFNRVHSSIRNVIERSFGLLKMKWQILWKMPPYPMYKQKMIVVATMVLHNFIREHGGQDEDFARFDRDPNFVPTIPERYNKYAVSQAASDGSTSALNAPTMDVFRDELATALSLAWN; this comes from the exons atggccggcggcggacgaggtggcctgggcggcggcgcaagagGTGTACTGGGCAGCGGCGCAAGAGGTATAGGTCGCAGGGGCGCCGCAGCCATGTCACGCACCAGGGGTCGTGGCCGTGTTAGCCAGGGCGGCGGCCGTGACCGTGGCCGTGTGGCCGAGCTTGGCAGCGACGATGTGGCCGGGCTAGGCGGCGAGCCCATCGGCCAGgatgttgccgccgccgctgcacaaCACTCAGGCGTGAAGAAGACATCAAAGAGAAAAGCTTCTGACACG GAAAGTGAGAGCGATAGTGATGACTCCAATGATGAAAGCGAGGTCTTTTGGAATCTTATGTTGGGTGCTGCAGAAATTGCACAAATATATTCTGACCTTTACCTTGTTAAAAACCCACCAAGGACATCTGGTGTAAGTGGAACAGGATGGTTGCTAGAGACAATGAAAAGTCCTGGAGAATGTCATAGACAACTACGTATGAACAATGAAATCTTCTTGGATCTTCATGGTGTGTTGGTGGGAAGGTATGGGCTGCGACCTTCTATGCACATTAGCACAAAAGAGATGCTTGCTATGTTTCTATACACATGTGCTGGAAATGAGTCTAATAGGAGAGCTCAAAATAGATTTAAGCATTCTGGCGAAACTATTAGTAGGAAATTTGATGAGGTGCTAAATGCTTTGATGGCTATGGCGAAAGATTTCATTCGACCAAAGAATCCCAACTTCCCCACAGTCCATAAGAGGATAAGAGATGACAAACGTGCATAtccacatttcaaagattgcattggtgcacttgatggcACTCATATCCGTGTTGCTCTTTCACCTGATGagcaagtgagatatattggaaAGACCGGGGTAGCCACTCAAAATGTACTAGCGGTATGCGACTTTGACATGCGTTTCACTTATGTTTCCACGGGACAACCTGGAGCTATGCATGATACAAGTGTGTTGTACAATGCACtcagagtggatgaagaatTTTTTCCACATCCTCCACAAG GCAAATACTACGTTGTGGATGCGGGATATCCTAATCGTCCTGGCTACCTCGCTccttacaagggtgaaaggtatcatttaCCGGAATGGCATAGAGGTATTGAACCTAAGACGCCTATGGAAAGGTTCAATCGGGTTCACTCATCTATCCgcaatgtgattgagcgatcttttggactattaaaaatgaagtggcaaattcttTGGAAGATGCCACCATATCccatgtacaagcaaaagatgattgttgtggctaccatggtccttcacaatttcattcgtGAGCATGGAGGTCAAGATGAAGACTTTGCTCGGTTTGATCGTGATCCTAATTTTGTTCCTACAATACCGGAAAGatataacaaatatgcagtttcGCAAGCGGCGTCAGATGGGTCAACTTCCGCACTCAATGCGCCAACTATGGATGTCTTTCGTGATGAGCTAGCCACCGCActctctcttgcttggaactag
- the LOC101774053 gene encoding L10-interacting MYB domain-containing protein isoform X2: MAGGGRGGLGGGARGVLGSGARGIGRRGAAAMSRTRGRGRVSQGGGRDRGRVAELGSDDVAGLGGEPIGQDVAAAAAQHSGVKKTSKRKASDTGDSIEWTDANTTIICSLFAKQVKKGNRPNTHLNSVGYDEVSNEFFNLTAIRLTKRQMKNKWDKLKIDLTTWKKLMRKQTGTGWDAARGVIDMDDEWWKKARTDIPGCGKFRKKPLQNEEDLTVMFADITNDESDHWNPRSSNPIIPPTQEDVDNGHVNEVHDVPDDCDDDGVAWDETDEVQEVTPSPTILLANKRIPPAKKQRTGTAQVIQEQVTKIAESASSFTSKKLGEVTVQQVMDLVLECGAGYDTDEHYITTELFVKKDQREMFMTLPTNEIRFNWLRRKYNAKYGN; this comes from the exons atggccggcggcggacgaggtggcctgggcggcggcgcaagagGTGTACTGGGCAGCGGCGCAAGAGGTATAGGTCGCAGGGGCGCCGCAGCCATGTCACGCACCAGGGGTCGTGGCCGTGTTAGCCAGGGCGGCGGCCGTGACCGTGGCCGTGTGGCCGAGCTTGGCAGCGACGATGTGGCCGGGCTAGGCGGCGAGCCCATCGGCCAGgatgttgccgccgccgctgcacaaCACTCAGGCGTGAAGAAGACATCAAAGAGAAAAGCTTCTGACACG GGAGATTCAATTGAATGGACTGATGCAAACACGACGATCATATGTTCGTTATTTGCCAAACAAGTTAAGAAAGGGAATAGACCGAACACTCATTTGAACTCAGTAGGCTATGATGAGGTCAGCAATGAATTTTTCAACCTCACAGCAATTCGTTTGACCAAGCGGCAAATGAAGAACAAGTGGGATAAATTAAAGATCGATTTAACGACTTGGAAGAAATTAATGAGGAAGCAAACGGGTACGGGATGGGACGCCGCAAGAGGTGTGATTGATATGGATGATGAGTGGTGGAAGAAGGCAAGGACG GATATTCCAGGTTGCGGCAAGTTTCGGAAAAAACCGTTGCAAAATGAGGAGGACTTGACAGTGATGTTTGCTGACATAACTAATGATGAAAGCGATCATTGGAATCCTAGGAGCTCTAATCCCATCATACCACCAACACAAGAGGATGTTGACAACGGACATGTGAATGAGGTTCATGATGTCCCTGATGATTGTGATGATGACGGAGTTGCTTGGGATGAAACAGATGAGGTCCAAGAGGTTACTCCTTCTCCTACTATTTTGTTAGCAAACAAAAGAATTCCACcagcaaagaaacaaagaactgGAACAGCACAAGTTATTCAGGAACAAGTAACTAAGATTGCTGAGTCCGCTTCCTCTTTTACATCTAAAAAATTGGGTGAAGTAACTGTGCAACAAGTCATGGACCTTGTGTTGGAATGTGGGGCAGGATATGATACAGATGAGCATTATATCACCACagagttgtttgtgaagaaggaccAAAGGGAAATGTTCATGACCCTGCCAACAAACGAGATTAGATTTAATTGGCTGCGTAGAAAGTATAATGCCAAGTATGGCAATTGA